From a region of the Panicum virgatum strain AP13 chromosome 2K, P.virgatum_v5, whole genome shotgun sequence genome:
- the LOC120675615 gene encoding uncharacterized protein LOC120675615 — protein sequence MTDEQREEKNRKRREAYRWKKSYANKENELGCNIHVFKSSNADTNIAKHPTGISGLRRESDRALSDLNSNDKRLETNKKMREAYRMKKDVTKGAKISSDLNFKDSAAEEHAHISGTVQFLPTNDLNFNDGAAEQYIECVSCTAPTNEHPPTDDENDAPITSTPIVEHPADSTPVGMVESNLSYAYTDVPPVVGYTHLPACADTSSVSVKSRKTRTLTDDQRVRINKRRRELDHEKNQSKKQTKTGAERNRDYKRRLKDFWENNLHPESIAMENPQFIPQIIFSYAMGKIYKIYAICA from the exons ATGACAGATGAGCAAAGAGAGGAAAAGAACAGGAAGCGTCGTGAGGCATACAGATGGAAAAAGAGCTATGCAAACAAGGAAAATGAGCTAG GTTGTAACATACATGTTTTCAAATCGAGTAATGCTGATACTAATATAGCCAAACATCCAACag GAATTTCTGGCCTGAGACGAGAAAGTGACAGGGCCCTGAGTGacttgaattcaaatgataAAAGGCTTGAAACGAACAAGAAGATGCGTGAAGCTTATCGGATGAAGAAAGATGTAACCAAGGGCGCAAAAATTTCATCAG ATTTAAATTTCAAGGACAGTGCTGCTGAAGAACATGCACACATCTCAGGCACTGTCCAGTTTCTGCCCACTAATG ATTTAAATTTCAATGATGGTGCTGCTGAACAATATATAGAATGTGTCTCGTGTACTGCGCCAACCAACGAGCATCCCCCCACTG ATGACGAAAATGATGCACCCATCACCAGCACTCCTATCGTTGAGCATCCCGCCG ATTCGACCCCGGTGGGCATGGTGGAGTCTAATCTCTCTTACGCATATACAGATGTACCACCAG TAGTTGGCTATACACACTTGCCTGCATGTGCGGATACCTCAAGTGTGAGTGTAAAGTCCCGTAAGACACGAACCTTAACAGACGATCAACGGGTCAGAATAAATAAACGTCGTCGTGAATTAGACCATGAGAAAAACCAATCGAAGAAGCAAACGAAGACTGGTGCGGAACGTAATCGAGATTACAAGAGAAGATTAAAAGATTTCTGGGAAAACAATCTACACCCAGAATCCATCGCCATGGAAAATCCTCAATTTATCCCTCAAATCATAT TTTCTTATGCCATGGGTAAAATCTACAAAATTTATGCTATTTGTGCTTGA